TCTGAAACTGTATGTATGATTAGAAGCAGATTTTCTGTGGAGTATTCCACATTgccaatttataattatatagtaTTGCAAAAAGTATTCATTTGCCTTAACAGTGCTGGGTCCAAAAGGCTAtcctatttaaaaataatatattttccacctttggaaataattaatttttcatcaaacTTATTAGATAGCGTCGctcattatttctttaaatttttcacaatgtacattaacatcATCTGGTTTTATATTTAATGGTAGACACGATAAATGAAGTTTCTTAGAATAATTTACAGTCGCATCATTTGCAAAGCTAACAAAGGACAACAGCTTTTTATCATATCGTCTTCAGATaataaattgtttttcaaatataCACGAAATGGAAACGACACAAATATTCGCATAATTATTCAGTTCAACGTTACCTGATACGATACGCCTGGCTTATGATTGGCACGTAAAATATTCATAATACTCTCGGCCGCTCTTACTGGTACCGTGCTCTTCTCCACAACGATTTTGTCCCCGGTCGCAATTTCCGCGATCATTCTGGCCGCACTCTCGACGTACTTCAAATCTGCCGCCCTTCCTTTACCGTTACCGAACGTTTTCGTTGGCGTGTTCACGGAGATAAATATCAGATCCGCTTCCTGAATCGCTGTCTCGATGTTCGTGGAGAAGTACAAATTTTTACCGCGACACTTTCGAACCACGTCATCCAAGCCGGGCTCGTAAATCGGTAACTTCTCCGAATTCCATTGGGCGATCCTCTCTTTACTTTTGTCCACTACGGTCACCTGAATCTCCGGACACTTTAGGGCAATCACGCTGCAAGTTGGACCGCCCACGTATCCGGCCCCGATACCGCAAATCTTCTTAATCGTCATTTCAACCGATTCAGATTGTACCTGAATAAACGATCGTGTTAGTTctaattaaattgttttataaACGTGGCCACGTCACGCGGGAAATTTCTACGAAATTATACAGCTTTAAACGTAACTTATAACGtgggtgaaaaagaaaataaataatctttacTTAGTAACGCGGAATCACAACTTCAATACAGATATTACGGTAACTAGCTGCCGgtgattttgttcattttatatCTGACATGTTTCGAGGTTTTCTAAATTAAGAACTATATAGATATACAAGATAGCGTTAATTCATATACAAACATTTAAAATCACCGAAACTATGAATTTTGTGGCTGTTCTCTTTCAATTGTAAATTAGGATAGTAGTGGGAATTGTTGCGGCGGAGACCATGCGTTCCTattgatatttaaattatatgtatTAGCGTTATGCAGTTAAGTGTTGTTTTATTTTCGTGTGaacgataaaattaatttgcacATATCGTGTTTCGACAAATTAAATAACCTTGGATCTCCCAAACTTGATGTCGCCAAATgactttttcaataaaaaagtttatcaTCATTTATgtttcaatgtaaatttaattgattGTACATCAAGGAAAaagtttttatcaattttttgtgAATAACCGTTAAATGAAATACTGTGCGACGGCTTTAACATAAGATCTGTGTAATGATCATTCTATCATttattgttcttttaaaaaaaaaatgaataaattttattaaataattataacagTCATCGGTAATGGTACATAATTTACCTGCAGCTACTGTTCCTAAAAGTACGCCCCTAATAGAAAATGTGAGGCTTCTGAAAATCGACGGAAGGACGGAAGGAAATGTCACGATAAGTCAGAGATCACTAACCACCCAAGTCGCGTACTGTCACGAGCGCACTAATAACCGAAAGTTTTTCGAATACCAGACATCACCGTTCATGACGGAAACGCAGACGGATCGTCGACACGTTACAAACACTGAGGCAGCTCACATGCTACGCGTCCCTCATCGGAAAATAGTCTAAACTGAAGCCGCCGTAGACGCGTAGATCGCACGCGCGGTTCTTGCCGTGACTGCTTCTCGTCACGTGTCATGCATGTATGCGCATGCACTCTGTAGAGAGTGCATTTTGGCGTATTTTCAAATTGACGAAATATTTATGAATCAAATTTTCAGGAGTAACAAATAACCAATAAACTCAATCTATACTTGATgccacgagagtccataactgcgaaaagaccagttttcgttcttttctgcgcattgtcgctctgattggcgatacttccagcggaagtggaaagcgattggcggatcgctttctcCCACCATCGCTGcattcccccaccatctttcaacctgcgcgcttagttatggactctcgtaaCATCAAGTATAGATCCTCTATtgcttttgaattaaaatagtgTATTACGATAATAAAATATGCTTACATTGTAATAAAAGTCGTAAAAAGATTGTAAGAAGATTATAAGAAGATTCTAAGACATTAGAATtttgaattaattcaatttatgtaATTATGTGATCCATAATATTTTCTACCAGATGACTCTAAATACCAGAAACAATCATTAGGTTTCTTATCTAGAATAAGTTATATCGAGGAATCATTTGTTAAGTGGCGCCACTGTCACTGATGGAGGCGCTAGTGCATGAATCTTTCTTTACGTTCGCGGCGCTCGTACTTCGCGTCTTGTGTAGCGAAGTACTGTTTTATATCCGTTGAGATATAAAGAATCCAGTAGATTTATTGATATAACAATGGTTCAGAAGAAGGTAAACTTACTAtattgttgaataaaaataatatttcatgtaCTAGTAGCCTACTGCTGTAAATTATGGTGGTTAGAATTCGGCATGTTTTGAACGTGCTAGGACATTAATAAATATGGTTCATTTGTATATATTTAGCTATTATATTCAAACATGCGACATAGCATTTACTAAACATGCATTAATAAatggtattttataaaaatctagCCGAAGAAGAAGGTAGGGAAGAAGGTGGCAGCTGCGCCACTAGCAGTTAAGAAGGTTGAACCTAAAAAACAAACTAATCCTCTGTTTGAAAAACGCCCTCGTAATTTTGGTATTGGTGAGTAGAAAGAGTTCACTCATATGTAATGATATTTTGTGTAGGTACTTACGTTATTAACATCAGAAAATCCTGATATTTAGGACAGGATATTCAACCTGCTCGCGATCTTAGTCGCTTTGTAAAATGGCCCAAATACATTCGCATTCAACGACAGAGAGCTGTGTTGCAAAAGAGACTGAAAGTACCACCACCAATTAATCAGTTTACACAAGCATTGGATAAACAAACAGgtaagtttatttttaattgtatgaAATTGATTAAAACACAAATTTAAcaagttaattaaaaaactcgttaactttttatattttagcaACACAATTATTCAAAATGTTGGAGAAATACAGACCTGAATCGACGATCCAAAAGAAAATGAGGTTGAAAGCCAAAGCTGAACAGAGGGTtgcaaagaaagaagaagctcCACCAGCAAAAAAGCCTAACGTGTTGCGTAGTGGAACAAACACAGTAACTACACTTGTTGAACAGAGGAAGGCCCAACTTGTGGTGATTGCTCATGATGTTGACCCAATAGAAGTAAATATCTACTTTATTTTCTCAAGATGTGGTAACACTTAGTTCATTTATCACAAtgatgatgtttgaatttcttcacCTGATAAATATTAAGGGATGAAATATTTTAGACTGAGTGAAATGATTTAATAATCTAGGatagttattttttaatttctattactACATTGTAAtgctattttgtttttattatagattgttcttttcCTACCGACACTCTGTCGTAAAATGGGTGTACCTTACTGCATTGTTAAGAGCAAAGCACGTTTAGGACGTCTTGTTAGGCGTAAAACTTGTACCGCGGTAGCTTTGACTCaggtaagaaaaataataactttacatttttatacaatatgGATCTTCGACATCGAGTTGGGCggcaaaaaaaaaagtattaatatGATGAATTTAATAGAGCCAATCCAATGATAATATCTatgatataatacaataatctTGTAACTGATATATTTTTTACCGGTACCATCATTATACCCGCTATGATTTAACAGTTgtctataaaatgtttttttttctttttttaaggtgGATTCTGGTGACAGAGCTAACTTCTCAAAACTTGTTGAAGCTATTAAGACCAATTTCAATGACAGATACGATGAAATTAGACGTCATTGGGGTGGTGGTCTCCTGGGTAGCAAATCTGCTGCCAGGATAGCTAAGTTAGAGAAAGCTAAAGCTAAGGAACTTGCACAAAAACAGGGTTAACATCATCCTGTTACTTCGGTATTGTTTACAATGTACAACAATAAAGTATAAAATCCAACATTTTAGTTGTTCATCACTTTATAGAAACTAGAAATCATTTTTTACCTTTTTATAATGAGGTAAAAggatatataattttaatttaaaaaatttatacagaTATAACtattgtttaatttaaatatgtaCATTATATTGTAATGATTTACTATGAAATatgtttatattcttttttttatcagtTTTTCTAATCTTTTTATTCGTCCAGCTTCGTGTTCGGGAGTATCCTGAGTTATATGACTCCTATTATCGTGTGTAATATCAATATTTTCAGGTTGCTTGAACTGTTCTAATAATAGAACTTGTTCCGTTTTCTTTAAACCctataaataattacaaatttaaatataatattgataaaacAAAACTGAATCTTACCTTCATAtctaaaattttttgaaattccggTGCTTGTAAATCCGGTAAACGCATTCTACATTGTTTTACAAAATCTTTCGGAGATTCGATAGGCGACATTACGATTTTAAGAATCATTTCAGCAGTTGCCATTCCTTTTATCACTACCTGCTCATAATAAAAATACGTAGCTTTAAAGTAGAAACATAGATTCTCATATGACAATACGCAAATACCTTAGTATAAGTTGCAGGTGCTTTTCTCTGAATTTGATATCCTGTTGATGGAAGGTCTAACAGAGCAGTCTTTAACATGTGTACatctaataataattgttcagcACCCACGGTATTTAAGGGTTTGCATTTATATAATTGCTGTACTAATTTTACTATAAAAGAgctacaaataaatttttcattaatttctttaaataaaatgaaataaaaatcatataTTACCTTGCAAATTTTACACAGAGCTGAGTAAAATACTTTCTGCACGAAAATAATCTATCTCTGATTGTAGGTATTGTCTGTCGTAGGTGTGCCACAATAGTATTAACATAATTACTTTGATCACCGACAACTTCTATACTACTCCACTGAATCTACAATAACAATTTGTTCAACAGTAAAACTGGATACAATTATTTAACATGCTTATAAAGTTAAGACAAAAGAtcaaattgaataaatataCTTTTGTCATTGCAGTTAATGCTGAATCACATGCTGACTCTAGATCTTGAACAAGCAATTGTATACAATTTGATATGACACTGAAAAAAGAAtccgattaaattaaattattgcatGTTTAATGAAAAGTATAAAGTACAtacttatgaaaaatatcttGTTCCTgagataaattgattttttcggCATAACATTTATCCGTTCTCTCTCGAAGTTTTTCTTCCAACTGTTGTGTAGTTTCTAAGCAATATTCAGCTGTTGTTAATACGCTGAAATATgttttttacataatttatttcttcttagtTATTATACTAATGAAAAGACTTAATTAGCAAACCTTTACCAGCATATACGTGATTGTTCTTCTTTGCTAAATTTAGTATTTTCACCCTCTTTCAAAAagctttgaaaattttgtataaaaccGGATGTGGAGAGATCTCGGAAGTCCCGTGTTATGCTACTCATGCTTGTAGCAATTCCAGCACTACCTCCGATTCTgtcaatgttaaaaataaaaaaatataacatgtgaataatttatacaaaaataagtGACGTTTTACTTACTTTGGTAAGTTATTTTGCAACACTTTAAGTGCATATTCTCGTAGGTATTTTTGAAATGTTTCAGCTAAATTCAACATAATTGAACCTGTGCTAAGTTGTGTACATTGTAacatacattttttataaaacacaAATAAATCTGCGCAAGATGATAAAACACTACTAGGACCCTCAATTCCATCAAAATCTTTAGCACCAGGTGGTTGTGTTTTAGAATCTGACACAAATTTATCCATTAGATCTGCTAAATTGCGATCTAAACTTTCTATATAAATACTTAAATATGGTTCAAAACATTTTCCTATGAGATTTGCAAATGGTGATGGTTTTGGTTTCTCGATTTGTGCCtgatatataatataaagttttaacatataatttatatttttatatacggtctcaaaaaatatattacctcttcattttcttcaaaCGGATTGCCTGGAACTTTGTTATCAATTGCGTTTATATTAGgagtattctttttatttactgTTTCTACATTTTCCAATGTAACACCACTAAATCTTTTTGCTAACAATGATTCAAAATTACTAGTTCTTTGAATTGCATAAAGCAACAACTTTACGTCTATTTCTGAACGCCTTTTATGCATTAACTTCGTCAGATCTTCTCGTGTAACGTGACAAAATTGTACAGCAATTCGCTCCGATATTTCCCAATCCTGTGGAAAAATCGTCGCGAATTTTGATTCAAAATCAAGTAAATGCTTTTTTATCCATGCGTAGCGTCGATCTATTTTATCTAACCACGCAAAATCTTGATTCTCGTCAAATAAATGTGCGTATTCTTGTAATTGAATACCCACAAACCAAGTGAGCAGATCTTTCcttgtaaaaaaaattattatgaaaatattggTATTATAGTGCTCAACATGCTCAAATTATAGTAAATACACTTACTTAACTTTGGGATCTAATACAGATAACACTAGACATCCTTCTGTAAGTTGACTAAAGTACTTTGGATTTTGACCAGAAAATGCTTGTTTAAAGTCAGCTGTTATTTGCTGAGCTAATTCAACGTGTATTTGATGCACCTTTAAACAAACATATTAGTATACCattacaataatacaatacaaataatacaaagtaaatattacATACTTCATCAGACAATTGTTTTACTTGTGGTATATCCATGTAACTATTGAAATGTTGCATCACTTCCATCACTGCTTGTAATGGCAAAACAATTTCACCATACTGTTTCTTCTGAGTTAGTATTCTAAagaaatatcaaagtaatactatataaaatgtacataactTGTATCGAATTGTGTTTTTGATAATAGAAATCTAGATACATTACTTTAAAGTATCCACACCTTCCACAAGCATATGTAAATGATTTAAAGCTGTTATAGAAGCGGTAAGATTTCTCTTAGCAAAATCTAATTGCTTGATATCTCTTGTTATTTCTTTAACTACTTCTTCTGACTGTTCTGCTTTATCTTTGATGTCTTTAATATGGACAAACAACTGTTTTATTACTTTTTGTGCATCTTCCAATGCTGCTCTTCCATCTTGACCAACATTTGTCTGTCCACGTACCACTGAACGAATTTCTTTGTCTATGGtatgtatttttaattccaTGTTATTTACTACATCATCTATGTTTGATAAGGACTGTTCCGTTGGGAACAATGAATTTATATAATCTACTACATTGAAGTTTGGTTGGTCCAGTGGGTCTGTACTTGGTAAGACCTAATGATTaagaaaatttatatgaataccCTTGCCATTAAAAGATTGTCAAAAATAGTATAAATGTACTGTAATATTAAGGAAGATAGATCATTCATGATATACAGTGGTAATTCAGTATACGTCTGCTTTAGAATACATCGAAAtcggaatacgtcctgtttgaACGTGACAAATTTTTCTCGGTATACGACTTCTGTTCGGTATACGACATACATTTTTTGTATgaattttgcattatttttaaataattatctcagaggaaaaattaaattaacaatcaattatattcggagttgatgtattattaactgactgatcatacaagtaagaatatcatataacaaaataCATTTGGTGtacgtcctattcggtataagtccaaacattaggaacggattaaggtcgtatatcGAGGTACTATTGTACCTTATAATTGGGATTCAAACTATACCAAAGTTAATAATGATTTGACTTTATCAATGAAACAtgtacaaaaatcaaatacatGACAGTAAAATTAGTAAGACAATATAAACTACTTGTTACAATAAGTGACAGCTGTAAACAGTTTGACAGTTTCATTGTGAACTTAACCTGTTCAATAACATTCTGTACATTAGGCGGAAAAGTGTAAACGGTTGAATTTAAATCGTCTAAATCATCTTCTTCGTGCCCTTCCATTTTTGCTTTTACTTCAATTTCTTCGATCATACAATTCATGCGTATTTCATTCTACGTGCATTCGTGGAAGCATATGACAAGGCACGTAGAATGTTTACATCAGCCAACGACTACACAGTGACTACAAATACAGGTAGACTGGatgactggacatgcctttgtccTCGAGGGGTCCTGATTTTAATGGGTCCCAGAGACCCCCAAATGAAGGGCGAAGAGGAAGGTGTCTTCACCACTGGGTATGACAGTGGAGCCAGCAGGCATTATACCTAATTTACAAGAAATACTTTTGTATTCGTgtttctcaaataaaattttctgaaataaataGTCGCTAAGCGAGTCGGTTCGTTAATTAACCAGTAAAATGAATAACGAGCTCGATTCGAAAGTCGgttgtcaaaataattaattatgcatAGTTGCTTATTGTTATATGATTATTATAGGGACTGTGGTCTCTGCATGCAGACCTAATCTCATCTGGAAGTGATCTCATCTCACTTCCTAAAATCCTGATCCTTCGAAAACAAAAACATGTTCAATCTTGTAACAAGTTACTATCACATTGCAACCATAGACTTGTAAATCTTTGTATACTTGATGTTACGAGAGCCCATAACTatgacgcgcaggttggaaaatggtgggggaacgcagcgagctctccgccaatcgctttccacttcgtctggaagtatcgccaatcagagcgacaatgcgcagaaaagaacaaaaactggtcttttcgcagttatggactctcgtgacattaAGTATAAGTCTATCTATGCTTGCGTACTCCGTGAAAATTGAagataacaaaaaataaaggacataaaacattaataataatcatataaGGATGGTTAAAacatttcaatgaatttaaaatattgagCGTGAAgtaacttcttcttcttttgtagTATATGTAACATTTTGTTTCCAAAAACAGACCAGTCATATTAAAGATGATTTGGAAATACCACTTaatattatcaataatttaaatattaattgtgaAAGGTCTATTTCTCAAAATTCATGGAACATATACTCAATAGACAACCGTATTAATGTTTTGTATAATGCAACAATGATGTTCACGGCAGAACTTCATAACTTGATGGAGATTATCCTTAAGTATTGTTGGTTCTCACTACtcaaaaatatgtatttcatgCAATTCCTGAAAAGGTAAAATCATCGAACGTATCAAGAAGAAACGTAATATAATCGCTAGCGTGCAAAAAGAACAGATCATTGTTATTAACAGATTTGTGAAACCTGTAAGATTATATTAAAGTGTGCGGCACCGTGGCTTTAGAACTTCCGGCGGAACAACATTATCGCAGATGATCACGTGATCGAAGATCGACTTCTTCGTTTGTGGCCACGAGGTTTTGTGGTGAAAATTAAGTTTACTGGGTGGAAAAGGctgtatatttttgtatttatacAAAAATGCCCTCCAGCAATCCTTTGCCACCCAAAGAAAATGCCTTGTTTAAACGAATTCTGGTGAGTAACATGCAATCAAAATACTCTGTTTTGGACCCCACTCTCCGGCTAATAGGAGTATTCATCATGCTGTAATGATGGAGcattctttgaaaaattgtaaaaaattcacTGGGAACCATAgatcaaataaattttacaaacgtTATCAACTAACCCTCGATGTCTTATATGGTTTTTCTGATTATCCATAATGCTACCTTGTTCAAGTATTCTGAAACgtatttatgttttttttacAGAGATGTTACGAACACAAACAATATAAAAATGGGATAAAATTTGCAAAGCAAATTTTATCAAACCCGAAATTTAGCGAACATGGCGAGACCTTGGCAATGAAAGGTCTGACTCTAAACTGCTTAGGTCGCAAGGAAGAAGCATATGATCATGTACGGCGTGGTCTCAGGAATGATTTGCAGTCTCATGTTTGTTGGCACGTTTATGGACTTTTACAACGCTCGGATAAGAAATATGATGAAGCTATCAAGTGTTATAGAAATGCCCTTAAATGGGACAAAGATAACATTCAAATTCTTAGGGACTTATCGTTGCTTCAAATACAAATGAGAGATCTGGATGGCTACAAAGTAAGTGATTAACATAAGCAATTCAATTTCTGTTTGTCTCCTTATACCATTCATAATAACATTTACATTGATATGTTACAAATTTATGTCAGTAACCTCATTTCTATCAAATAGTAATTGTGTAATTTgttattatgtatatatgttGAAGTACATAAATAATATTGCATAATGTTACAAATACTGAGTAAATAGCTTCAAATTATATAAtgtataaacaaaaattaattaataatggaTCCATATTATGTTtcataaattgaatatttctgtTTATGTGTTACATGCCATTAGTTAAATATGATGTTACTAACAATATGTGTATTTTTTGCAGGACACAAGATATCAGTTGTTTATGCTACGTCCTACACAACGTGCTTCATGGATTGGTTTTGCTATCTCATATCATTTATTAAAAGACTATGAAATGGCGCTTAAAATTTTAGATACATTTAGGAATTCTCCAATGGTatgcattttattgttaaatatgtaTTCTTGTGTTGAAAAAATTTATACTAACATACTTATAAAATGTACAGATCTGTTATGATTATGAACACAGTGAATTGTTGTTGTATGAAAACATGGTTATCCAAGAATCAGGAGAATGTGAACAAGCATTGAAACATCTCGATAAATATAGTGATCAAATTTGTGATAAAGTTACTGTGAAAGAAACATATGGTGAGTTAATGGCTTTCTTCtttataaaatgttaaatgtctaatttaattctttctAATTGTCTGTTTTATCAGGTAAATTAAGATTACAGTTAAAACAATATGCAGCAGCAGCACAAGTTTATaaggagcttttaaatataaatCCTGAAAATACAACATACTATGCTAGGCTAGCAGAGGCTGAGAGACATACTAAACCCGATGAAACATTAGCTACGCTCCAAAGATACGAAGAACTGTTTCCTAGAGCGCTAGCGCCACGACGCTTACAACTAAATTATGCTGTAGGAGATGAATTTAAAGCATTAGTTGATCGGTACTTACGAAGAGGTACGATTCGCGATTCCatcgtgaattttttttttagcatTGCGCTGTATTATTCTATACATTTTTAACAGAATGTTAGCTGGTGaagtaaaaatgtaaataattttacttGCGTCGCAGGTCTTCATAAAGGTGTACCACCTTTGTTTGTAAACCTTCGTTCCCTCTATAGCGATCAACAGAAAGTTGATATTATACAGTCTTTAGTTTTGGAATACAAGGAAGCGTTGAAGGTTCACGGACATTTTAGCGATCAAGAAAGAGATAATCCACGCGAGCCAGCTTCGGCATTATTGTGGACTTACTATTATTTAGCACAACATTACGATCATCTTGGACTTACAGAAAAAGCACTGAATGAAATCGATGCTGCCATAGAACATACTCCTACACTTATAGAACTTTTCGTTACCAAAGGACGCATTTATAAGGTTAGttctgtttaaatataaattttattgtaaatttctCATTAAAATACTCTCAATAATACGTATACGTTTGACGATTGTTAGCATGCCGGCGATGTCCAAGAGGCTTATAAATGGTTGGACGAAGCACAAGGATTAGACACTGCAGATCGATATATTAATTCGAAATGTGCCAAGTACATGTTGCGCGCAAACCTTATTAAAGAAGCTGAAGAGACTTGTGGAAAGTTCACTAGAGAAGGAGTTTTAGCCATGGAAAACCTAAACGAAATGCAGTGTATGTGGATTCAGACAGAAGCAGCTAATGCTTATAAACGTCTTGGAAAATATGGGGAGGCATTGAAGAAGTGTCATGAAGTTGATAGGGTAATTATTCTATTCCGTATTTATAGTATCTGAAGATTTACAGCACCGTGctaacaatcatattttatcGGTTACAGCACTTTTCCGAAATCATAGAAGATCAGTTTGACTTTCATACGTATTGTATGAGAAAGATGACCTTGCGATCTTACGTGGGTCTCTTAAGGTTAGAAGATGTGCTACGATCTCATCCGTTCTACTTTAAGGCAGCGCAATGTGCAATCGAAGTGTATTTACGGCTGTTCGACGATCCTTTACCCGATCCAACGCAATCCCAAGAAATCGACACTGGTAAGTCTGCATTTGTAACATATCCtatcctttatttttatcaaatgatTTTTAACTATCTTTCGAGTTATATTTAACGCATTTATACGCGGTATAACGTTAACCTTTTTGCTACGGCAGACTTGCTCGCGAATGCGCTGTGCCGGTACGGGGTAATCTTAACGCAGACgcgcttaaaaaataaaaataacaaaataataatctcgtaatataaaatagaatagaaattaaatacaagaaatcggcaactatagaaataacaatgtaataatattctGCTCTACCAAAGTTAAAAATGAATGCAAAATTCACCGTCAGTGCGCAGCGAGCGTCAGAcgttagtagcgaaagggttaaattagcaACTGTTCGCTATACGTAGTTCCTACAAAAAGATTCACAAGACTTCTCGTcaagtttctttattttcaaaatatttattttcaaacttAAATAATCGCAAGtcatatatttattgaaaacaT
This region of Osmia lignaria lignaria isolate PbOS001 chromosome 10, iyOsmLign1, whole genome shotgun sequence genomic DNA includes:
- the RpL7A gene encoding ribosomal protein L7A: MVQKKPKKKVGKKVAAAPLAVKKVEPKKQTNPLFEKRPRNFGIGQDIQPARDLSRFVKWPKYIRIQRQRAVLQKRLKVPPPINQFTQALDKQTATQLFKMLEKYRPESTIQKKMRLKAKAEQRVAKKEEAPPAKKPNVLRSGTNTVTTLVEQRKAQLVVIAHDVDPIEIVLFLPTLCRKMGVPYCIVKSKARLGRLVRRKTCTAVALTQVDSGDRANFSKLVEAIKTNFNDRYDEIRRHWGGGLLGSKSAARIAKLEKAKAKELAQKQG
- the Vps53 gene encoding vacuolar protein sorting 53 isoform X1, producing the protein MNCMIEEIEVKAKMEGHEEDDLDDLNSTVYTFPPNVQNVIEQVLPSTDPLDQPNFNVVDYINSLFPTEQSLSNIDDVVNNMELKIHTIDKEIRSVVRGQTNVGQDGRAALEDAQKVIKQLFVHIKDIKDKAEQSEEVVKEITRDIKQLDFAKRNLTASITALNHLHMLVEGVDTLKILTQKKQYGEIVLPLQAVMEVMQHFNSYMDIPQVKQLSDEVHQIHVELAQQITADFKQAFSGQNPKYFSQLTEGCLVLSVLDPKVKKDLLTWFVGIQLQEYAHLFDENQDFAWLDKIDRRYAWIKKHLLDFESKFATIFPQDWEISERIAVQFCHVTREDLTKLMHKRRSEIDVKLLLYAIQRTSNFESLLAKRFSGVTLENVETVNKKNTPNINAIDNKVPGNPFEENEEAQIEKPKPSPFANLIGKCFEPYLSIYIESLDRNLADLMDKFVSDSKTQPPGAKDFDGIEGPSSVLSSCADLFVFYKKCMLQCTQLSTGSIMLNLAETFQKYLREYALKVLQNNLPKIGGSAGIATSMSSITRDFRDLSTSGFIQNFQSFLKEGENTKFSKEEQSRICCVLTTAEYCLETTQQLEEKLRERTDKCYAEKINLSQEQDIFHNVISNCIQLLVQDLESACDSALTAMTKIQWSSIEVVGDQSNYVNTIVAHLRQTIPTIRDRLFSCRKYFTQLCVKFASSFIVKLVQQLYKCKPLNTVGAEQLLLDVHMLKTALLDLPSTGYQIQRKAPATYTKVVIKGMATAEMILKIVMSPIESPKDFVKQCRMRLPDLQAPEFQKILDMKGLKKTEQVLLLEQFKQPENIDITHDNRSHITQDTPEHEAGRIKRLEKLIKKRI
- the Vps53 gene encoding vacuolar protein sorting 53 isoform X2 is translated as MNCMIEEIEVKAKMEGHEEDDLDDLNSTVYTFPPNVQNVIEQVLPSTDPLDQPNFNVVDYINSLFPTEQSLSNIDDVVNNMELKIHTIDKEIRSVVRGQTNVGQDGRAALEDAQKVIKQLFVHIKDIKDKAEQSEEVVKEITRDIKQLDFAKRNLTASITALNHLHMLVEGVDTLKILTQKKQYGEIVLPLQAVMEVMQHFNSYMDIPQVKQLSDEVHQIHVELAQQITADFKQAFSGQNPKYFSQLTEGCLVLSVLDPKVKKDLLTWFVGIQLQEYAHLFDENQDFAWLDKIDRRYAWIKKHLLDFESKFATIFPQDWEISERIAVQFCHVTREDLTKLMHKRRSEIDVKLLLYAIQRTSNFESLLAKRFSGVTLENVETVNKKNTPNINAIDNKVPGNPFEENEEAQIEKPKPSPFANLIGKCFEPYLSIYIESLDRNLADLMDKFVSDSKTQPPGAKDFDGIEGPSSVLSSCADLFVFYKKCMLQCTQLSTGSIMLNLAETFQKYLREYALKVLQNNLPKIGGSAGIATSMSSITRDFRDLSTSGFIQNFQSFLKEGENTKFSKEEQSRICCVLTTAEYCLETTQQLEEKLRERTDKCYAEKINLSQEQDIFHNVISNCIQLLVQDLESACDSALTAMTKIQWSSIEVVGDQSNYVNTIVAHLRQTIPTIRDRLFSCRKYFTQLCVKFASSFIVKLVQQLYKCKPLNTVGAEQLLLDVHMLKTALLDLPSTGYQIQRKAPATYTKVVIKGMATAEMILKIVMSPIESPKDFVKQCRMRLPDLQAPEFQKILDMKVRFSFVLSILYLNL